The Triticum dicoccoides isolate Atlit2015 ecotype Zavitan chromosome 6A, WEW_v2.0, whole genome shotgun sequence genome has a window encoding:
- the LOC119317771 gene encoding protein ODORANT1-like — MGRQPCCEKVGLKKGPWTAEEDQKLVAFLLSHGHCCWRLVPKLAGLLRCGKSCRLRWTNYLRPDLKRGLLSDDEEKLVIDLHSQLGNRWSKIAARLPGRTDNEIKNHWNTHIRKKLKKMGLDPVTHQPVAASRADPLEDLQQEHCDDKASSQESAGSGTGAGAEEEAPTSAEPKQGAACSASTASAVSPSPCSSSSASASASAATPGGGDVDWPDPLDLFQVDAIIDMDWASILSGSGGGGDIGVDLFDQCSDVGFDQEVWM, encoded by the exons ATGGGCAGGCAGCCGTGCTGCGAGAAGGTGGGCCTGAAGAAGGGCCCGTGGACGGCGGAGGAGGACCAGAAGCTCGTCGCCTTCCTCCTCTCCCACGGCCATTGCTGCTGGAGGCTCGTCCCCAAGCTCGCAG GGCTGCTGAGGTGCGGGAAGAGCTGCCGCCTGCGATGGACCAACTACCTGCGCCCCGACCTCAAGCGGGGCCTCCTCTCCGACGACGAGGAGAAGCTCGTCATCGACCTCCACTCGCAGCTCGGCAACAG ATGGTCCAAGATCGCGGCGCGGCTGCCGGGCAGGACGGACAACGAAATCAAGAACCATTGGAACACCCACATCaggaagaagctcaagaagatggGCCTCGACCCCGTCACCCACCAGcccgtcgccgcctcccgcgccgacCCCCTCGAGGACCTGCAGCAGGAGCACTGCGATGACAAGGCCTCGTCCCAGGAATCGGCCGGCTCCGGCACCGGCGCTGGCGCCGAGGAGGAGGCGCCGACGAGCGCCGAGCCGAAGCAGGGCGCCGCCTGCTCTGCCTCCACCGCGTCGGCCGTATCGCCGtccccctgctcctcctcctccgcctcggcctcggcctccgccgccacgcccggcggcggcgacgtggacTGGCCGGACCCCCTCGACCTCTTCCAGGTCGACGCCATCATCGACATGGACTGGGCCAGCATCCTGtccggtagcggcggcggcggagacatTGGCGTCGATCTCTTCGACCAGTGCTCCGACGTTGGCTTCGATCAAGAGGTGTGGATGTGA